From Phyllopteryx taeniolatus isolate TA_2022b chromosome 18, UOR_Ptae_1.2, whole genome shotgun sequence, the proteins below share one genomic window:
- the amd1 gene encoding S-adenosylmethionine decarboxylase proenzyme, whose translation MMEDNGAHFFEGTEKLLELWFSQHDETKGTGDLRTIPRFEWDKLLENVHCLIISVTKTDKQEAYILSESSMFVSKRRFILKTCGTTLLLQALVPLLELAREYCGFDAIENFFYSRKNFMKPTHQEFPHRNFQEEVDFLSQIFPNGAAYCMGRLNSDCWYLFTLDLPEYWENKYADQTLEVLMSDLDPAIMDQFYMKDGVSASDVTHMSGICDLIPGSVIDATMFNPCGYSMNGMKTDGTYWTIHITPEPDFSYVSFETNLSQTSYDDLVRKVVDVFKPGKFVTTLFVNQSSKCRSVFSSTQKLDGFKRLDRQLAQFNDYNFVFTSYAKNCQKNQKS comes from the exons ATGATGGAAGATAACGGTGCACATTTCTTCGAGGGTACCGAGAAACTGTTGGAGTTGTGGTTCTCCCAGCACGATGAGACCAAGGGAACCGGGGACCTGCGAACCATCCCAAG GTTTGAGTGGGACAAACTTTTGGAGAATGTGCACTGTTTGATCATAAGTGTGACAAAGACCGACAAGCAGGAAGCTTATATACTCAG TGAGAGTAGCATGTTTGTCTCCAAGAGACgtttcattttgaaaacatgTGGAACCACCCTCTTACTGCAAGCACTGGTGCCTCTGCTGGAACTCGCCAGGGAGTACTGCGGTTTCGATGCCATCGAG AATTTCTTCTACTCCCGCAAGAATTTTATGAAGCCAACCCATCAAGAGTTTCCTCATCGAAACTTCCAAGAGGAAGTGGACTTTCTCAGCCAGATTTTCCCAA ATGGTGCAGCCTACTGTATGGGACGTTTGAACTCTGACTGCTG GTATCTGTTTACTCTGGACTTGCCAGAGTACTGGGAGAACAAGTATGCGGATCAGACACTGGAAGTTCTGATGAGTGACCTTGATCCAGCCATTATGGACCAGTTCTATATGAAAGATGGTGTTTCTGCAAGTGATGTCACTCAT ATGAGTGGAATTTGTGACCTGATACCAGGTTCTGTGATAGATGCCACAATGTTCAACCCATGTGGATACTCAATGAACGGAATGAAGACTGAC GGGACCTACTGGACCATTCACATCACCCCAGAGCCAGATTTCTCCTACGTTAGCTTCGAAACAAACCTCTCCCAGACATCGTACGATGACCTTGTCCGGAAGGTGGTGGATGTGTTCAAACCGGGAAAATTTGTGACTACACTGTTTGTCAATCAG AGCTCGAAATGTCGCAGTGTCTTCTCTTCTACCCAAAAACTCGATGGGTTCAAGCGTCTCGACCGCCAGCTGGCTCAATTCAAcgattacaattttgttttcacaaGCTACGCCAAGAACTGCCAGAAAAATCAGAAGAGCTGA